The SAR324 cluster bacterium genome includes a window with the following:
- a CDS encoding DUF3365 domain-containing protein, producing MKFLLPLLGLVLLSVIASGTLAAEDEALVLKSKEIIMKMGGQLKEQLQQQMKLNGPKAAIQVCAELAPSLSSSLSRETGQVIRRVSLKARNPLDIPDVWEQQVLMNFDQQQKQGKDPASLVYSEKVTEGNQEYFRFMKAIPTEKVCLNCHGDDKTINAPVKDVLEILYPHDQATGYQEGMIRGAFSIKKPL from the coding sequence ATGAAATTTTTATTGCCCTTGCTGGGTCTGGTCCTGCTATCTGTGATCGCTTCTGGAACGCTGGCTGCGGAGGATGAAGCGCTGGTTCTGAAATCCAAAGAAATCATTATGAAAATGGGAGGTCAATTAAAAGAACAGTTACAGCAGCAAATGAAGCTCAATGGTCCCAAGGCGGCCATCCAGGTTTGTGCGGAGTTGGCTCCAAGCCTGTCATCGTCACTGTCAAGAGAAACAGGTCAGGTCATCAGGCGAGTCAGTCTGAAAGCCAGAAATCCTCTTGATATTCCGGATGTATGGGAACAACAGGTCTTGATGAATTTTGATCAACAGCAAAAACAGGGAAAAGATCCTGCAAGCCTTGTGTATTCAGAAAAGGTAACAGAAGGAAATCAGGAATATTTTCGTTTCATGAAAGCCATTCCTACAGAAAAGGTATGTCTGAATTGTCATGGCGATGACAAAACAATAAATGCTCCAGTAAAAGACGTTCTGGAAATCCTGTATCCTCATGATCAGGCAACAGGCTATCAGGAAGGAATGATCAGAGGCGCTTTTTCAATCAAAAAACCTTTGTAA
- the ahpC gene encoding peroxiredoxin → METIINSKVVDFKVQAYHNDAFKEVTGNDLKGKWSIFFFYPADFTFVCPTELGDMADKYGEFKKMGVEVYSVSTDTHFTHKAWHDASETIKKINYPMLADPTGHLSRAFGVYIEEAGLAYRGTFLVNPEGQIKLAEVNDNGIGRNAEELLRKVKAAQYIAAHPNEVCPAKWQEGGATLKPGLNLVGKI, encoded by the coding sequence ATGGAAACGATCATCAATTCAAAAGTTGTGGATTTTAAGGTTCAGGCATATCACAACGATGCCTTCAAAGAAGTCACAGGCAACGACCTGAAAGGCAAGTGGTCGATTTTTTTCTTCTATCCTGCCGATTTCACCTTTGTATGCCCCACCGAACTGGGCGACATGGCCGACAAATATGGTGAATTCAAAAAAATGGGCGTTGAAGTTTATTCTGTCAGCACTGACACTCACTTCACCCACAAAGCGTGGCATGACGCTTCCGAAACGATCAAAAAAATCAATTATCCTATGCTGGCGGACCCGACCGGACATCTCTCCAGAGCTTTTGGCGTGTATATCGAAGAAGCTGGGTTAGCTTATCGAGGAACCTTTTTGGTCAATCCTGAAGGTCAGATCAAACTGGCAGAAGTCAACGACAACGGAATCGGCAGAAATGCTGAGGAATTGTTGAGAAAAGTGAAAGCTGCTCAATATATTGCCGCCCATCCCAATGAAGTATGTCCAGCCAAGTGGCAAGAAGGCGGCGCGACTTTAAAACCCGGACTCAACTTGGTCGGCAAAATTTAA
- a CDS encoding DEAD/DEAH box helicase: protein MTFSSLGLSESILRAVTDQGYNTPTPIQSKAIPVVLEGRDIVAAAQTGTGKTAGFTLPILHLLSQTPATKGKRPVRTLVLTPTRELAAQVSESFVNYGRYLNLRTTVVFGGVKINPQISKLQHGVDVLVATPGRLLDLHNQRAVDLSQIQYLVLDEADRMLDMGFIVDIRKLMNLMPAKRQTLLFSATFSNDIRQLADKIMHNPVRIDVAPQNTVVQTVKQKVYSVEKSQKAEIVSQMIQSGGWEQVLVFTRTKHGADRLTRKLENDGIRVAAIHGNKSQNMRTRALAAFKNQSIEVLVATDIASRGLDINQLPKVINYELPDSPSDYIHRIGRTGRAGSIGEAISLVCSEERGNLADIERLIQQKIIRETLPEFKGIVIKPEKPAVKMSQPHATETRTFKGKPDQAKRPSRGRNDSGRKPSSSDKRPGRPAPRVASVR from the coding sequence ATGACTTTTTCTTCTCTTGGTTTGTCTGAATCCATTTTACGTGCTGTTACCGATCAAGGCTACAACACACCAACTCCAATCCAGTCCAAAGCGATTCCTGTCGTGCTGGAAGGCCGCGATATCGTAGCCGCTGCCCAGACAGGCACTGGAAAAACAGCCGGGTTCACTTTACCCATTTTGCACCTTTTGTCTCAGACTCCTGCCACCAAGGGCAAACGTCCTGTCAGGACTCTGGTATTAACCCCCACCCGCGAACTTGCCGCCCAGGTTTCAGAAAGTTTTGTGAATTATGGACGCTACCTGAATCTGCGTACTACCGTGGTATTCGGCGGAGTGAAAATCAACCCTCAAATTTCAAAACTTCAACATGGCGTGGATGTGCTGGTGGCAACTCCAGGACGACTCCTGGATCTGCACAATCAACGCGCGGTGGATTTGTCACAGATTCAATATCTGGTGTTGGATGAAGCAGACCGTATGCTGGATATGGGATTTATTGTGGACATCCGCAAATTGATGAACCTGATGCCCGCAAAACGTCAGACCCTGTTGTTTTCCGCAACGTTTTCAAATGATATTCGTCAACTGGCTGACAAGATCATGCACAATCCTGTCAGAATTGATGTAGCACCTCAAAACACCGTGGTGCAAACTGTGAAACAAAAAGTGTATTCCGTGGAAAAATCACAGAAAGCCGAAATTGTCAGCCAGATGATTCAAAGCGGTGGATGGGAACAGGTTCTGGTATTCACACGGACCAAACATGGTGCGGATCGTCTGACACGCAAACTTGAAAATGATGGCATCCGGGTTGCCGCCATTCATGGCAACAAAAGCCAGAATATGCGAACTCGCGCCCTTGCCGCCTTCAAAAACCAATCCATTGAAGTGCTGGTTGCGACAGATATCGCTTCACGGGGACTGGATATCAACCAGTTGCCCAAAGTGATTAATTATGAATTGCCCGATAGTCCGTCTGATTATATCCACCGGATTGGTCGAACAGGCCGTGCGGGTTCTATCGGGGAAGCCATATCCCTGGTTTGCTCAGAAGAAAGAGGCAATCTGGCGGATATTGAGCGATTGATTCAGCAAAAAATAATCAGGGAAACCCTGCCTGAATTCAAGGGCATTGTGATTAAACCTGAAAAACCTGCTGTCAAAATGAGTCAGCCTCACGCAACGGAGACCAGAACCTTCAAAGGCAAACCGGATCAAGCCAAACGACCTTCAAGGGGACGTAACGATTCAGGCCGAAAGCCTTCATCCTCCGATAAGCGCCCAGGACGCCCAGCGCCCAGAGTAGCGTCAGTCCGATAA
- a CDS encoding YdeI/OmpD-associated family protein has protein sequence MITEIEDYFKKGCGRCERFDTPDCSIRQWTGGLLALRHICRDVGLMETVKWAHPCYMHADRNIALIGAFRCDFRLSFFNASLMKDPHLVLEKQGPNTPYPDMIRFTDNSQVASMETIIVFYLKEAMSYADAGIKPPKDESVIELPYELVEALDSDSELAEAFHSMTPGRQKSYVIHLKSVKKSETRISRIAKFRNQILAGKGALER, from the coding sequence ATGATCACAGAAATTGAAGATTATTTCAAAAAAGGGTGCGGGCGTTGCGAACGTTTTGACACGCCTGATTGTTCTATTCGGCAATGGACTGGCGGACTGCTCGCACTTCGCCACATTTGTCGCGATGTTGGCCTCATGGAGACTGTCAAGTGGGCACATCCCTGTTATATGCATGCAGATCGCAATATAGCTCTTATTGGTGCCTTTCGCTGTGATTTTCGACTCAGTTTCTTCAACGCATCGTTGATGAAAGACCCCCATTTGGTACTTGAAAAGCAGGGCCCGAATACACCCTACCCTGATATGATCCGCTTCACTGACAATTCACAGGTTGCGTCGATGGAGACAATCATTGTTTTCTACTTGAAGGAAGCGATGAGTTACGCTGATGCTGGAATTAAGCCACCCAAAGACGAAAGCGTTATCGAACTGCCTTACGAATTGGTTGAGGCGCTGGACTCAGACTCTGAACTTGCAGAGGCCTTTCACAGTATGACACCGGGACGGCAAAAGAGTTATGTCATCCACTTGAAATCGGTCAAAAAGTCAGAAACACGGATTTCACGCATTGCAAAATTTCGAAACCAAATCCTGGCCGGAAAGGGAGCCTTGGAGCGATGA
- a CDS encoding YceI family protein, whose protein sequence is MLKTKVHGIAGSIACLIIATFWTSTVLVELTGSAESVALVKRCIIWGMGILIPSLILTGVSGRILGRSSEGNLVTKKKKRMPIIAFNGLFVLLPSAIFLDRWASSGQFDSAFYTLQAIELLAGAMNLFLIGSNIRDGLRLTGKLAVFPVSRISAIVFMISMLSVTSGKAESIFQENDHCVAYRTEKEMFFMANVEVIGKNCQVDFKSQWSDQKDQVTFEVTVPIHSFDSDNSKRDTEVSEILNADKYPHLRFTSASLSVDELKTIGETGKGEVAGILEFAGSSFPIKFPLTISTTANISLIEGKLVTSFSTFKISPPRVGIGGMIADTKDYLEILLHLRLDRLGNLQEIIKSGIQ, encoded by the coding sequence ATGTTAAAAACAAAGGTACACGGTATTGCTGGAAGTATTGCCTGTTTGATTATAGCGACTTTCTGGACTTCCACTGTGCTGGTGGAATTAACAGGTTCTGCGGAATCAGTCGCTTTGGTTAAACGCTGCATAATTTGGGGAATGGGAATTCTTATTCCGTCACTTATTCTCACTGGTGTGAGTGGAAGGATTTTGGGGCGATCCAGTGAAGGAAACCTGGTTACCAAAAAGAAAAAACGTATGCCCATCATTGCTTTCAATGGACTATTTGTCCTCCTTCCCTCTGCTATTTTTCTGGATCGATGGGCTTCCAGCGGGCAATTTGATAGTGCTTTTTATACGTTGCAGGCAATCGAATTGCTGGCAGGAGCCATGAACCTATTTTTGATAGGGAGCAATATCCGTGATGGGTTACGCCTCACAGGCAAATTAGCCGTATTTCCTGTATCCAGAATATCAGCCATTGTCTTTATGATAAGTATGTTATCCGTCACTTCAGGAAAGGCTGAGTCGATTTTTCAGGAAAACGACCATTGCGTAGCGTATCGCACGGAAAAGGAAATGTTTTTTATGGCGAATGTCGAGGTTATCGGCAAAAACTGTCAGGTGGATTTCAAGAGTCAATGGTCGGATCAAAAGGATCAGGTAACTTTTGAAGTCACTGTACCGATTCATAGCTTCGATTCAGACAACAGCAAACGGGATACAGAAGTGTCCGAGATTCTCAACGCCGACAAATATCCTCATCTTCGTTTTACCAGTGCTTCCCTTTCAGTCGATGAATTGAAGACTATTGGGGAGACAGGAAAAGGAGAGGTCGCGGGTATTTTAGAGTTTGCGGGAAGCTCATTTCCCATCAAATTTCCACTGACAATTTCCACAACGGCTAACATATCCCTGATTGAAGGGAAATTGGTCACCTCATTTTCTACCTTCAAAATTTCACCACCCAGAGTGGGAATTGGTGGAATGATCGCGGATACAAAAGATTATTTGGAAATTTTGCTGCATTTGCGTTTGGATCGGCTAGGTAATCTCCAGGAGATCATAAAATCCGGGATTCAATAA
- a CDS encoding hydrogen peroxide-inducible genes activator → MLTITQLEYLLAVEKERHFGKAAQECHVSQPSLSAQIQKLEEELEVVIFDRSKKPILTTEVGKAILKQARIIIQEHRKLQTIVDQKALEPSGKFELAVIPTVAAYLIPLFIGDFSRKYPQIDLRINEYKTEDIIKLVTNDEIDAGLLVTPLEDDRLIERHLFYEPFYCYLNKNHPLAKKKLISGDDLDSGDLWLLSEGHCFRDQVLKVCSMDRNKSVLPNIKFESGNLETLIKLVKSNSGFTLLPQLAVNGLSPTEIAEHIKKFKSPVPTREVSLVYSRSFLKETIITALEESILSNLPNQIKSLKIQNIEVVDI, encoded by the coding sequence ATGCTGACCATCACGCAACTTGAATATTTACTGGCTGTTGAAAAAGAACGGCATTTCGGGAAGGCTGCTCAGGAGTGCCACGTCTCTCAGCCTTCCCTTTCCGCACAGATACAGAAACTCGAGGAAGAACTGGAGGTTGTCATTTTTGACCGCTCCAAAAAACCCATATTGACCACGGAAGTCGGTAAAGCAATCCTCAAACAGGCAAGAATCATCATTCAAGAACACAGAAAATTGCAAACAATTGTTGATCAGAAAGCCCTCGAGCCCAGTGGGAAGTTTGAACTGGCTGTCATTCCCACCGTCGCGGCCTATTTGATTCCTCTGTTTATAGGCGATTTTTCCAGAAAGTATCCTCAGATTGATCTGCGAATCAATGAGTACAAAACAGAAGATATTATCAAGTTGGTCACCAATGATGAGATTGACGCCGGACTTCTGGTGACACCGCTTGAGGATGACAGACTGATCGAGAGACACCTGTTTTATGAACCCTTTTATTGCTATCTGAATAAAAATCACCCCCTGGCCAAAAAGAAATTGATTTCAGGCGACGATCTGGATAGTGGCGACCTTTGGTTGTTGTCAGAAGGGCACTGTTTCAGAGATCAGGTATTGAAAGTCTGCTCAATGGATCGAAACAAAAGCGTGCTCCCCAATATCAAATTCGAAAGCGGAAACCTCGAAACACTGATCAAACTGGTGAAATCCAATTCGGGCTTCACTTTGCTGCCTCAATTAGCGGTCAACGGACTTTCTCCCACAGAGATCGCTGAGCACATCAAAAAATTCAAAAGCCCTGTTCCGACAAGAGAAGTGAGCCTTGTTTACAGCAGAAGTTTTTTAAAGGAAACGATCATCACTGCTCTGGAAGAAAGCATCCTTTCCAATCTTCCCAATCAAATCAAGTCCCTCAAAATCCAGAATATCGAAGTGGTCGATATTTAA
- a CDS encoding DUF1801 domain-containing protein has translation MSEHGMKSTEVDEYISQFPPPTRKALEDLRHCITDAAPNVSELMNYKIPAFALVKGGKRDQQIMIAGFSRHVGFYPSPSVIEAFSDRLNEYKFAKGSIQFPLNKPIPKELVSEMVKYRLTLLPS, from the coding sequence ATGAGTGAACATGGAATGAAATCAACGGAGGTGGACGAGTACATCTCACAATTTCCTCCTCCAACCCGAAAGGCGCTTGAAGATTTGCGGCACTGCATTACGGATGCTGCGCCCAACGTTTCAGAACTCATGAACTACAAAATACCAGCCTTTGCGTTAGTAAAGGGTGGGAAGCGAGACCAGCAAATCATGATTGCCGGTTTTTCCAGGCATGTTGGTTTTTACCCCTCACCATCTGTAATTGAAGCGTTTTCGGATCGGCTTAACGAGTACAAGTTTGCCAAAGGGTCGATTCAATTCCCATTGAACAAGCCGATCCCCAAGGAACTTGTCAGTGAGATGGTCAAATATCGGTTGACACTTTTGCCTTCGTAG
- the ahpF gene encoding alkyl hydroperoxide reductase subunit F produces the protein MLENDIIEQLKSVFDKLNGRVELVYARSNHAKQTELIEMLEQVASTSEHIHAVSSSVESKTPFFEIVHENKSSGIKFSGIPGGHEFTSLILSILNVDKKGKLPDDGIVKRIQSLKGPIKLKTYISLSCENCPEVVQSLNIMAIFHQDFTHEMVDGAFFQDEIESLGIQGVPCVMDGDSLVHSGKSDLPQLLSKLEEHFGRDESIKQEPVDLGLFDVAILGGGPAGASAAIYSARKGLKTVIVAERIGGQVKDTKGIENLISVPYTEGPELSDKLAKHIAEYDIKVLEHRRVDHIKNDSVKHLELNSGEFLTTKAIIVATGAKWRELNIPGEKQYIGRGVAFCPHCDGPYYKGKDIAVIGGGNSGVEAAIDLAGMVKSVTLFEFLPELKADRVLVDKLESMKNVSIIKNAQTTEVVGNGEKVVGLAYKDRATNEVHQKDLDGVFVQIGLLPNSAVVKDIVETNRFGEIIIDNKCRTNVKGIYAAGDVSTVPFKQIIISMGEGAKAALTAFEEQLLVS, from the coding sequence ATGCTGGAAAATGATATCATCGAACAATTGAAATCTGTTTTTGATAAACTCAATGGTCGTGTAGAACTGGTTTATGCCAGGAGTAATCATGCGAAGCAAACAGAACTCATTGAAATGCTGGAACAGGTCGCTTCAACCTCGGAACACATTCATGCTGTTTCTTCCAGTGTGGAATCCAAAACGCCATTTTTTGAAATCGTTCATGAAAATAAAAGTTCTGGAATCAAGTTCAGTGGAATTCCCGGTGGGCATGAGTTTACGTCCCTGATATTGTCCATACTGAATGTGGATAAAAAAGGGAAACTTCCCGATGATGGCATTGTCAAACGCATTCAAAGCCTGAAAGGCCCGATCAAGCTAAAGACTTACATCTCGCTTTCCTGTGAAAATTGTCCTGAAGTCGTTCAATCCTTGAATATCATGGCGATCTTCCACCAGGATTTCACCCATGAGATGGTGGATGGGGCGTTTTTTCAGGACGAAATTGAATCGCTGGGCATTCAGGGGGTTCCCTGTGTGATGGATGGTGATTCGTTGGTTCACTCTGGAAAATCTGATCTGCCTCAGTTGTTGAGCAAACTGGAGGAACATTTCGGCCGTGATGAATCGATCAAACAGGAACCTGTGGATTTGGGACTGTTCGATGTGGCCATTCTCGGGGGCGGTCCGGCTGGAGCTTCGGCCGCGATCTATTCGGCCAGAAAAGGATTGAAAACCGTGATTGTGGCGGAAAGAATCGGCGGGCAGGTGAAAGACACCAAGGGCATTGAAAATCTCATTTCTGTGCCCTACACCGAGGGCCCTGAATTGTCTGACAAACTCGCTAAACATATTGCGGAATATGACATCAAGGTATTAGAACACCGGCGGGTGGATCATATCAAAAATGATTCTGTGAAACATCTGGAATTGAACAGTGGTGAATTCTTAACGACCAAAGCAATCATTGTGGCAACAGGAGCAAAGTGGCGAGAGTTGAATATTCCAGGAGAAAAACAATATATTGGACGCGGCGTTGCCTTTTGTCCACACTGCGATGGTCCCTACTATAAAGGAAAAGACATTGCGGTCATTGGCGGTGGTAACTCCGGAGTAGAGGCGGCCATCGACCTGGCGGGCATGGTCAAATCCGTCACGCTGTTTGAGTTTTTACCTGAATTGAAGGCTGATCGGGTCCTGGTCGACAAGCTGGAGTCCATGAAGAATGTGTCGATCATTAAGAACGCGCAGACAACCGAAGTTGTGGGGAATGGCGAAAAGGTGGTGGGTTTGGCCTATAAAGACAGGGCAACCAATGAAGTGCACCAAAAAGACCTGGATGGAGTTTTTGTTCAGATCGGTCTTTTGCCCAACAGCGCTGTTGTCAAAGACATCGTTGAAACAAACCGTTTTGGAGAAATAATCATTGATAACAAGTGCCGGACCAATGTCAAAGGGATTTATGCGGCTGGTGATGTGAGCACGGTCCCCTTCAAGCAGATCATCATCAGCATGGGAGAAGGTGCCAAAGCGGCTTTAACCGCCTTTGAAGAACAACTTCTCGTTTCTTAG